One region of Cydia pomonella isolate Wapato2018A chromosome 9, ilCydPomo1, whole genome shotgun sequence genomic DNA includes:
- the LOC133521582 gene encoding uncharacterized protein LOC133521582: MDVYAYGSSGWSVMIDHDKNKIIISKSFNTPDLSYSTLDLSHKYKALSSNPSLALEKNEFTSFGKAMTFGNYFDKDKNKTFYAFSLRYMSGKGAIAFYHNDGTWKPLHSSDSIGRRARSKPYRLEDKHVGSMFGSALASADVTGDGAAELFVGAPAQVSDARSADRGAVHVYTKSKSDKREMELKLVIWGVKDNARFGTTLSTNDVDGDSYPEIFVSAPFENSGVGALYILCGHEIKKVKEPKILVSELKRTQIIKKETLKIFGFSLQPVSDFNDNGSDELGVGAPGNSRVTLFSGIRAITVNVTSKISDSVLDPVSGFSTLIFSSCITVDLPVKPRIITTKLLVKNVISGNGAFNHSGEATYKIDLASKEHSIEVGSLREYCRNITIVDASFCIVNTTVSTMERIEDHEEFNKTWVTLSAMSELTRSNRFECVCPKPGCAPELNAELRWSGSYYPNEETDYLIGSSKFETVKVAVHNTGTKGCRSCTVIRVCGDLDHQLQCQRERNGVRYMCPLESFMGNTTKTIEIQLVMDTLNNQEINFTVDVEVRDDCEEPGPKTSLTVPYNFTKVFNNVIVNGTSMNREIADTEIQDESEEIIFHEQTYTIFNNQSFMWKNILVNVTANNKPYIQNFRVAIKQTEMIAEYNGTEDFLWGFVISLAPYSITKISISTNILKKELAQYVQKGNITLPSELVLELLAHKTKIRNLTSVLTFKTEKTFWHNKPLIIMISLLAAFLALVIITVILYKLNFFRRKNKEKLKQEIRRRSIRRESSRRHAPPDADGTRAQPTDTVDLSLVKEESCDPTNTRQDRTSCESTLDAAPSDNATSGALTQ, encoded by the exons gaaaagcGATGACATTTGGAAATTACTTCGACAAAGATAAAAACAAGACTTTCTACGCTTTTAGTTTGAGATACATGTCTGGAAAAGGAGCG ATTGCTTTCTACCATAATGACGGAACGTGGAAGCCATTGCATAG cTCAGATTCCATCGGCCGCCGCGCCCGTAGCAAGCCATATAGGCTGGAGGATAAACATGTGGGCAGCATGTTCGGCTCGGCATTGGCCAGCGCCGACGTCACTGGTGACGGCGCAGCGGAACTGTTCGTGGGTGCGCCCGCGCAAGTCTCGGATGCGCGCAGCGCGGATCGGGGCGCGGTGCACGTCTATACTAAATCAAAATCG GATAAGCGAGAAATGGAGCTGAAGCTGGTAATTTGGGGGGTAAAGGATAACGCTCGCTTCGGAACTACGTTGTCCACCAACGATGTGGATGGAGATTCCTATCCTG AAATATTTGTTAGCGCTCCATTCGAAAACTCAGGTGTTGGAGCATTGTACATCCTCTGCGGGCACGAAATAAAAAAGGTGAAAGAACCAAAGATTCTAGTCTCTGAACTGAAAAGAacgcaaataattaaaaaagaaactcTTAAAATCTTTGGATTTAGTCTTCAACCAGTGAGCGACTTTAATGATAATGGTAGTGATG aactAGGCGTGGGGGCTCCGGGCAATTCTAGAGTAACATTGTTTTCGGGAATCCGAGCTATCACGGTGAATGTAACTTCGAAGATCTCTGATTCAGTG ttGGATCCCGTATCTGGGTTTTCTACTCTCATCTTCTCCTCGTGCATAACTGTGGATTTGCCAGTAAAACCGAGGATAATTACTACAA AGTTGTTGGTAAAGAATGTGATAAGCGGGAATGGGGCATTTAATCACAGCGGCGAAGCCACCTACAAAATCGATTTAGCGTCAAAAGAACACAGTATAGAAGTCGGTAGCCTCAGAGAATATTGTAGGAATATCACTATT GTTGATGCATCTTTCTGCATTGTCAACACAACGGTATCAACCATGGAACGTATTGAAGATCACGAAG aatttaataaaacttgGGTGACACTGAGCGCAATGAGCGAGTTGACAAGATCAAACCGCTTCGAGTGCGTTTGTCCAAAACCGGGTTGCGCGCCCGAGCTCAACGCAGAACTGCGATGGTCTGGGAG CTATTATCCCAACGAAGAAACCGACTACCTCATCGGATCGTCCAAGTTCGAGACGGTGAAAGTAGCGGTCCACAACACTGGCACTAAGGGCTGCAGAAGCTGTACTGTAATACGCGTGTGCGGTGATTTGGATCATCAGCTGCAATGCCAACGCGAGCGCAACGGTGTTCGCTACATGTGCCCTTTGGAGAGCTTCATGGGAAATACTACC AAAACAATCGAGATTCAGTTAGTGATGGACACATTAAATAATCAGGAAATCAATTTTACTGTGGACGTGGAGGTCCGAGATGATTGTGAGGAGCCGGGGCCAAAGACTTCTCTGACAGTTCCCTACAACTTCACCAAAGTGTTCAACAATGTCATCGTTAATGG AACTTCTATGAACCGTGAAATAGCAGACACAGAAATTCAGGATGAAAGTGAAGAAATAATCTTCCACGAACAAACTTATACA atctTTAACAACCAGTCTTTTATGTGGAAAAATATATTGGTAAATGTCACTGCGAATAACAAACCATACATCCAGAACTTCAGG GTCGCCATAAAGCAAACTGAAATGATTGCTGAATATAACGGCACAGAGGACTTTTTGTGGGGATTCGTTATCAGTTTAGCCCCATACTCCATAACTAAAATTTCCATTTCTACTAATATTTTGAAAAAGGAACTTG CACAATATGTTCAAAAAGGGAACATTACTCTACCATCTGAACTTGTCCTCGAACTACTCGCACATAAGACTAAGATTAGAaa TTTAACGTCAGTGCTGACATTCAAGACAGAGAAGACATTCTGGCATAACAAACCTCTCATCATCATGATCTCCCTTCTTGCGGCGTTTCTGGCCCTGGTTATCATCACCGTAATACTTTACAAG CTTAATTTCTTCAGAaggaaaaacaaagaaaaacttAAGCAAGAAATAAGAAGGCGTAGTATT cGACGAGAAAGTAGTCGACGCCATGCACCGCCGGATGCTGATGGAACTCGAGCTCAACCCACTGATACA GTGGACTTATCGTTAGTGAAAGAAGAATCTTGTGACCCTACCAACACGAGACAAGACAGGACAAGTTGCGAATCTACCCTCGACGCAGCGCCGAGCGACAATGCGACGTCGGGTGCACTTACGCAGTGA